The proteins below come from a single Gemmatimonadaceae bacterium genomic window:
- the miaA gene encoding tRNA (adenosine(37)-N6)-dimethylallyltransferase MiaA — MTDVDGASLITPVIIGPTAAGKSAIALHLASTYGLSIISADSRQVYAGFNIGTAKPSADEQRLIPHYGIDVLAPIARYSAHEWARDAERWGRESRAQGRMPVVVGGTGFYVRALVDPLDDTPSLEPSRRAALGSWLATLDAETLERWCRRLDPARAALGRTQRLRAVETALLAGRRISEWSVGNADVEATAASSRPLARQARYLVVDPGPALATRIAGRVAAMVADGWFDEVRALMDYVPADAPAWQASGYARVRDAVAGVIPPAEAVERVIIETRQYAKRQRTWCRHQLPGAQVTRVDSSAPDALALARAWWESDDGSAT, encoded by the coding sequence ATGACAGACGTTGACGGTGCCAGCCTGATCACGCCCGTCATCATCGGGCCGACGGCGGCCGGGAAGTCGGCCATCGCCCTGCATCTGGCATCGACATACGGGTTGTCGATCATCAGTGCCGACTCGCGACAGGTGTATGCCGGGTTCAACATCGGGACGGCAAAGCCCAGCGCTGATGAACAGAGATTGATACCGCACTACGGCATCGATGTGCTGGCGCCCATCGCCCGGTACTCCGCCCACGAGTGGGCCCGCGATGCGGAGCGGTGGGGCCGGGAGTCCCGCGCACAGGGCCGCATGCCCGTGGTGGTCGGAGGCACCGGATTCTATGTACGGGCGCTGGTCGATCCCCTCGACGACACACCGTCGTTGGAGCCGTCTCGTCGGGCCGCGTTGGGATCATGGCTTGCGACACTCGATGCGGAAACGCTGGAGCGCTGGTGTCGACGACTCGATCCCGCGCGCGCAGCCTTGGGCCGCACGCAGCGACTACGGGCGGTCGAGACCGCGCTGTTGGCGGGACGCCGGATCAGCGAATGGTCCGTTGGCAATGCCGACGTTGAGGCGACCGCGGCGTCGTCGCGCCCCCTGGCGCGTCAGGCGCGCTATCTTGTGGTTGATCCTGGGCCCGCGCTGGCCACGCGCATTGCTGGTCGCGTGGCAGCGATGGTGGCCGACGGATGGTTTGACGAAGTGCGGGCGCTGATGGACTACGTGCCGGCCGACGCGCCGGCATGGCAAGCCAGCGGGTACGCGCGGGTACGTGATGCGGTCGCCGGCGTGATACCGCCAGCCGAGGCCGTGGAACGCGTCATCATTGAGACACGGCAGTACGCCAAACGACAACGAACCTGGTGTCGACATCAGTTGCCCGGGGCGCAGGTGACACGAGTGGATAGCAGTGCACCGGACGCGCTGGCGTTGGCACGCGCATGGTGGGAATCCGACGACGGGAGTGCGACATGA
- the bshA gene encoding N-acetyl-alpha-D-glucosaminyl L-malate synthase BshA gives MKIGITCYPTYGGSGAVATELGIALAARGHEVHFITYQQPFRLPNFLPRVWFHEVDVGRYPLFEYPPYDLALAVRMHEVVRDHQLDILHCHYAIPHATSAWIAREMLREGAGDVKVVTTLHGTDITIVGQERSFYTITRFSIEKSDAVTAVSDYLRDETYRAFGCVGCDVEVIHNFIDPNLFDRSRHVFPISDDVVKGRKVLMHISNFRPVKRVRDIVRVFAQVNAAVPSMLLMVGDGPDRVEAEAEARELGVADSVLFLGKIDAIAPLLAGADLFLLTSDKESFGLSALEALASGVPVIGADAGGLPEVVTQGVTGHLCAVGDVDAMAHASIALLTNPARWQVMSDAAAADARRRFSQDAVVAQYEAVYERTLAAPRIDTPTPRP, from the coding sequence ATGAAGATCGGCATCACCTGCTATCCCACCTATGGTGGCTCTGGCGCTGTGGCCACGGAACTGGGGATCGCGCTGGCGGCGCGCGGGCATGAGGTGCACTTCATTACCTACCAGCAACCGTTTCGCCTGCCAAACTTTCTGCCCCGCGTGTGGTTTCATGAAGTCGACGTGGGCCGATATCCCCTGTTCGAGTATCCACCGTACGATCTCGCGCTGGCCGTCCGCATGCACGAGGTCGTGCGCGATCATCAACTGGACATTCTGCACTGCCACTACGCCATTCCGCATGCGACCAGCGCCTGGATCGCGCGCGAGATGCTCCGCGAGGGCGCGGGCGACGTCAAGGTGGTCACCACGTTGCACGGCACCGACATCACCATTGTCGGACAGGAGCGGTCGTTCTATACCATTACGAGATTCTCCATCGAGAAGTCTGACGCCGTGACCGCCGTCTCGGACTATCTGCGTGACGAGACGTACCGTGCGTTCGGTTGCGTCGGCTGCGACGTCGAGGTCATCCATAACTTCATTGATCCGAATCTGTTCGATCGGTCCCGGCATGTCTTCCCGATTTCGGATGACGTCGTGAAGGGCCGAAAGGTGCTCATGCACATCTCCAACTTCCGACCCGTCAAGCGCGTGCGGGACATCGTGCGCGTATTTGCACAGGTCAATGCGGCCGTGCCGTCGATGTTGCTGATGGTCGGCGATGGTCCCGATCGGGTGGAAGCCGAGGCAGAAGCGCGGGAACTCGGGGTCGCCGATTCGGTGTTGTTCCTCGGCAAGATCGATGCGATCGCACCACTGCTGGCCGGCGCGGACCTGTTCTTGCTGACCAGTGACAAGGAATCGTTCGGCTTGAGTGCCCTCGAAGCGCTGGCGTCCGGCGTGCCGGTCATTGGCGCGGACGCTGGCGGGCTCCCTGAAGTGGTGACGCAGGGCGTAACCGGTCATCTGTGTGCGGTCGGCGACGTGGACGCAATGGCGCACGCGAGTATCGCGCTGCTCACGAATCCGGCGCGCTGGCAAGTGATGAGTGACGCGGCCGCGGCGGATGCGCGTCGCCGTTTCTCGCAGGACGCGGTGGTGGCGCAGTACGAAGCCGTGTATGAGCGGACGCTCGCGGCACCGCGAATCGACACACCAACCCCGCGCCCGTGA